A stretch of the Chthoniobacterales bacterium genome encodes the following:
- a CDS encoding NADH-quinone oxidoreductase subunit I, whose amino-acid sequence MALVVQRPKLSLAEKLYLPAVLGGLMLTIRHFFKSLGGKTETMQYPEQKWDDKLPEWYRGAPTLVADEWGRERCVSCQLCEFICPPRAITITPEEIPRTDVWAKVEKRPKEFEIDMIRCIYCGLCEEVCPEQAIFLRKDYAITGYSRAEMKHNKAKLYELGGVMPDVINKWNDQK is encoded by the coding sequence ATGGCCCTCGTCGTCCAACGCCCGAAACTCAGCCTCGCGGAAAAGCTCTACCTGCCCGCGGTGCTCGGCGGTCTCATGCTGACGATTCGCCATTTCTTCAAATCCCTCGGCGGCAAGACCGAGACGATGCAATACCCCGAGCAAAAATGGGACGACAAGCTGCCCGAGTGGTATCGCGGCGCGCCCACGCTCGTCGCCGACGAGTGGGGCCGCGAGCGCTGCGTCTCCTGCCAGCTCTGCGAATTCATCTGCCCGCCGCGGGCGATCACCATCACGCCCGAGGAAATTCCCCGGACCGACGTCTGGGCGAAGGTCGAGAAGCGCCCGAAGGAATTCGAAATCGACATGATCCGCTGCATCTATTGCGGCCTCTGCGAGGAAGTCTGCCCCGAGCAGGCCATCTTCCTGCGCAAGGACTACGCGATCACCGGCTACAGCCGCGCGGAAATGAAGCACAACAAGGCCAAGCTCTACGAGCTCGGCGGCGTGATGCCCGACGTGATCAACAAGTGGAACGATCAAAAATAG
- a CDS encoding molybdopterin-dependent oxidoreductase: MTTTAPPQTEVPLLNVQVDGEWRQFPKGTRLIEACMKAGQYVPHYCYHPKLSSPGNCRMCLVQLGMPKMGADRKPELGEDGHPILNWSPRPAISCATEISEGMGVRTTGELVEDCRKGVMEFLLINHPLDCPICDQAGECRLQEFSVEYGKGESRFIEEKVKKPKRVDIGERIVLDDERCIMCSRCIRFMQEVAHDDVLGFVNRGSHTTLTVYPGKRLDNNYSLNTVDICPVGALTSKDFRFKMRVWFLKETKTIDTNCGTGTNIVISSREGIVHRITPRENDFVNSCWMPDSHRLNFHYLHDADRLKTPLVKNSPVAWSEAIATAASRLKALEPSRLAMIASARMTNEELFLARRLAQALGIDQIDILPRPQEGDGYLIANDGNPNTTGAKLLGMHLPGRLQDIGAGVASGSIRGLLVLGEDATKCGIAAGDLAKLDTLVVLDILPNNTTPHATVLLPASAPAEKRGTMINLAGRIQRLNRAIPAPGKARDDWEILRDLTVAVGGQNGVYSIEEVFKAMAAEVPELAGLSMAAIGDLGVELNLGEAIARR; the protein is encoded by the coding sequence ATGACGACGACCGCTCCCCCGCAAACGGAAGTCCCCCTCCTCAACGTCCAGGTCGACGGCGAATGGCGCCAGTTCCCCAAGGGCACCCGGCTCATCGAGGCCTGCATGAAGGCCGGCCAATACGTCCCGCACTACTGCTACCACCCGAAGCTCAGCTCGCCGGGCAACTGCCGCATGTGCCTTGTCCAGCTCGGCATGCCGAAGATGGGCGCGGATCGCAAGCCCGAGCTCGGCGAGGACGGCCACCCGATCCTGAATTGGAGCCCGCGCCCGGCCATCTCCTGCGCCACCGAGATCAGCGAGGGCATGGGCGTGCGCACCACCGGCGAGCTCGTCGAGGACTGCCGCAAGGGCGTGATGGAGTTCCTCCTCATCAATCACCCGCTCGACTGCCCCATCTGCGACCAGGCCGGCGAGTGCCGCCTCCAGGAATTTTCCGTCGAATACGGCAAGGGCGAGTCCCGCTTCATCGAGGAGAAGGTCAAGAAGCCCAAGCGCGTCGACATCGGCGAGCGCATCGTCCTCGACGACGAGCGCTGCATCATGTGCTCGCGTTGCATCCGCTTCATGCAGGAGGTTGCGCACGACGACGTCCTCGGCTTCGTGAACCGCGGCAGCCACACCACGCTCACCGTCTATCCCGGCAAGCGCCTCGACAACAACTACTCGCTCAACACCGTCGACATCTGCCCCGTCGGCGCCCTCACCAGCAAGGACTTCCGCTTCAAGATGCGCGTCTGGTTCCTCAAGGAGACCAAGACCATCGACACGAACTGCGGCACCGGCACGAACATCGTCATCTCCTCGCGCGAAGGCATCGTCCACCGCATCACCCCGCGCGAGAACGACTTCGTGAACTCCTGCTGGATGCCCGACAGCCACCGGCTGAATTTCCATTACCTCCACGATGCGGACCGCCTCAAGACGCCGCTCGTGAAGAACTCCCCCGTCGCGTGGAGCGAGGCCATCGCCACCGCCGCCTCGCGGCTGAAGGCCCTCGAGCCCTCCCGCCTCGCGATGATCGCCTCCGCCCGCATGACGAACGAGGAGCTCTTCCTCGCCCGGCGGCTCGCCCAGGCCCTTGGCATCGACCAGATCGACATCCTGCCCCGCCCGCAGGAAGGCGACGGCTACCTCATCGCCAACGACGGCAATCCGAACACCACCGGCGCGAAGCTCCTGGGCATGCACCTCCCCGGCCGGCTGCAGGATATCGGCGCCGGCGTGGCCAGCGGCTCCATCCGCGGCCTGCTTGTGCTCGGCGAAGACGCCACCAAATGCGGCATCGCCGCCGGCGACCTCGCGAAGCTCGACACCCTCGTCGTCCTCGACATCCTGCCGAACAACACGACCCCGCACGCCACCGTCCTGCTCCCGGCGAGCGCCCCGGCCGAGAAACGCGGAACAATGATCAACCTCGCCGGCCGCATCCAGCGGCTGAACCGCGCCATTCCCGCCCCCGGCAAGGCCCGCGACGACTGGGAAATCCTCCGTGACCTCACCGTGGCCGTCGGCGGCCAGAATGGCGTCTACTCCATCGAGGAAGTCTTCAAGGCCATGGCCGCCGAGGTCCCGGAGCTCGCCGGCCTGTCGATGGCCGCCATCGGCGACCTCGGCGTGGAGCTGAACCTCGGCGAAGCGATCGCCCGGCGCTAA
- a CDS encoding carbohydrate porin — protein MKTSSKSRLRPAGCLGALGLLASVIAGAPSPSLAGTSTSASTSDITVSEESALSAWWNGKYATGNWFGVRDLLEDRGINFSAKYTGDYYGVVDSQRGSRGFWDQELAFAATVKFDKLLDVEALEGLSAFGGVRYRDSRADSNPNNFVQASGNFQPSHFQSGTQWRLITFGLEYATPEAFGVKQFLTLRGGWIQPQKEFIDQPLSKLFVNNTFESSKGIGGNIPFSSSYSTWGGTLKLKPTEWFYMKGGAFLAFPSATSSSNHGLAMEGYAQDPSRNGTLWMAETGVTPSFGEAKLDGKYAIGGYYFGVGNNSFFGERYAGQYGFYGQADQQFFREPSPEVEVLAKGPSDSKSVVDDKSGKSFKEPVSMEKPKLSKQGLYMFNLVTFAPKYNNILPFYFHTGFSYVGLIPGRDEDQTLLAFGYGSYSFSNIENLQENVGNVNQPNYTAVLEAGYRIQLNKWLYTQPFVQYIIKPNGTGNVQNATILGVQSSVIF, from the coding sequence ATGAAAACCTCCTCGAAATCCCGCCTTCGCCCCGCCGGCTGCCTCGGCGCCCTCGGACTGCTCGCTTCCGTGATCGCCGGCGCGCCCTCGCCCTCGCTGGCCGGCACCTCCACGTCCGCCTCCACATCGGACATCACCGTCTCCGAAGAAAGCGCCCTCTCCGCCTGGTGGAACGGAAAATACGCCACGGGCAACTGGTTCGGCGTGCGTGACCTTCTCGAAGACCGCGGCATCAACTTCAGCGCGAAATACACCGGCGACTACTACGGCGTCGTCGACAGCCAGCGCGGCTCCCGCGGCTTCTGGGACCAGGAACTTGCCTTCGCGGCCACGGTGAAATTCGACAAGCTCCTCGACGTCGAGGCCCTCGAGGGTCTCTCGGCCTTCGGCGGCGTGCGCTATCGCGACTCCCGCGCCGACTCGAACCCGAACAACTTCGTGCAGGCCAGCGGCAACTTCCAGCCGTCGCACTTCCAGTCCGGCACGCAGTGGCGCCTCATCACCTTCGGTCTGGAATACGCCACGCCCGAGGCCTTCGGCGTGAAGCAGTTCCTCACTCTGCGCGGCGGCTGGATCCAGCCCCAGAAGGAATTCATCGACCAGCCGCTCTCGAAGCTGTTCGTGAATAACACCTTCGAATCCTCGAAGGGCATCGGCGGCAATATTCCCTTCTCGTCGAGCTACTCCACCTGGGGCGGCACGCTGAAGCTGAAGCCTACCGAGTGGTTCTACATGAAGGGCGGCGCATTCCTCGCCTTCCCCAGCGCCACCTCGAGCTCGAACCACGGCCTCGCCATGGAAGGCTACGCGCAGGATCCCAGCCGGAACGGCACCCTCTGGATGGCGGAAACCGGCGTCACGCCTTCGTTCGGTGAAGCCAAGCTCGACGGCAAATACGCCATCGGCGGCTACTACTTCGGCGTCGGCAACAACTCGTTCTTCGGCGAGCGCTACGCGGGCCAATACGGCTTTTACGGGCAGGCCGACCAGCAGTTCTTCCGCGAGCCGTCGCCCGAGGTCGAGGTCCTGGCCAAGGGCCCGTCCGACAGCAAGTCCGTCGTGGACGACAAGTCCGGCAAGAGCTTCAAGGAGCCCGTCTCCATGGAAAAGCCAAAGCTCAGCAAGCAGGGCCTCTACATGTTCAACCTCGTGACCTTCGCGCCGAAGTATAACAACATCCTGCCGTTCTACTTCCACACCGGCTTCAGCTACGTCGGCCTCATCCCCGGCCGCGACGAAGACCAGACGCTCCTCGCGTTCGGCTACGGCTCCTACAGCTTCTCCAACATCGAGAACCTTCAGGAAAACGTCGGCAACGTGAACCAGCCGAACTACACCGCCGTGCTCGAAGCGGGCTACCGCATCCAGCTCAACAAGTGGCTCTACACCCAGCCCTTCGTGCAATACATCATCAAGCCGAACGGCACGGGCAACGTCCAGAACGCCACCATCCTCGGCGTCCAGAGCAGCGTGATCTTCTAA
- a CDS encoding complex I subunit 1 family protein gives MDSLNFLQQPIVFLVWTSILKTLFVLFGAILPLVSLSVFAERKVSAFIQDRLGPNRVGAPASLLGFKKDPHLWGFGQMVADPIKLLLKENFIPNSVNKFYYYIAPKLTMIPPLLVLAVIPFGSSFLTGPDGKPVQMVIANIDVGVLYVFAVSSLGVYGIVLAGWASNSKYPFLGGIRSSSQMISYELALGLSVVPVFLICGTINLSQIVDWQIKNGWLIFPISVVGGVHFEWWRLALIPLMGISFIIFLVSMFAETNRTPFDLPEAEQELVGGYHTEYSSMGFALFFLGEYAAMIAGSGVIVTLFFGGWSLPWIPDGTSTWLFGLENHVWSWVPGAFWGFVNINVFFAKVCAFIFFFIWVRWTVPRFRYDQLMRLGWIYFFEIALANIFLVAAVLVYLKP, from the coding sequence ATGGACTCCCTCAACTTTCTCCAGCAACCAATCGTCTTCCTCGTCTGGACTTCGATCCTGAAGACGCTTTTCGTCCTCTTCGGCGCCATCCTTCCGCTTGTCTCGCTTTCCGTATTCGCCGAGCGCAAGGTCAGCGCCTTCATTCAGGATCGTCTCGGGCCAAATCGTGTGGGCGCGCCGGCCTCGCTCCTCGGCTTCAAGAAGGATCCCCACCTCTGGGGCTTCGGGCAGATGGTCGCCGACCCCATCAAACTCCTGCTGAAGGAGAACTTCATCCCGAACTCGGTCAACAAGTTCTACTACTACATCGCGCCGAAGCTCACGATGATCCCGCCGCTGCTCGTGCTGGCGGTCATCCCCTTCGGCAGCTCGTTCCTCACCGGGCCGGACGGCAAGCCCGTCCAGATGGTGATCGCGAACATCGACGTCGGCGTCCTCTACGTTTTCGCCGTCTCGTCGCTCGGCGTTTACGGCATCGTGCTCGCCGGCTGGGCCTCGAACTCGAAATACCCCTTCCTCGGCGGCATCCGCTCCAGCTCGCAGATGATCTCCTACGAACTCGCGCTCGGCCTCTCGGTCGTGCCCGTCTTCCTCATCTGCGGCACCATCAACCTCTCGCAGATCGTCGACTGGCAGATCAAAAACGGCTGGCTCATCTTCCCGATCTCGGTCGTCGGCGGTGTTCACTTCGAGTGGTGGCGTCTCGCGCTCATCCCGCTGATGGGCATTTCGTTCATCATCTTCCTCGTCTCGATGTTTGCGGAGACGAACCGCACGCCGTTCGACCTTCCCGAGGCCGAGCAGGAGCTCGTCGGTGGTTACCACACAGAATATTCCTCCATGGGCTTCGCGCTGTTCTTCCTCGGGGAATACGCGGCCATGATCGCCGGCTCGGGCGTGATCGTGACGCTCTTCTTCGGTGGCTGGAGCCTGCCGTGGATCCCCGACGGCACCTCGACGTGGCTCTTCGGCCTGGAGAATCACGTGTGGAGCTGGGTGCCCGGCGCCTTCTGGGGCTTCGTGAACATCAACGTCTTCTTCGCGAAGGTCTGCGCCTTCATCTTCTTCTTTATCTGGGTGCGCTGGACCGTCCCGCGCTTCCGCTACGACCAGCTCATGCGCCTCGGCTGGATCTACTTCTTCGAAATCGCCCTCGCGAATATCTTCCTCGTCGCCGCGGTGCTCGTTTACCTCAAACCCTGA
- the nuoL gene encoding NADH-quinone oxidoreductase subunit L, with product MNPQTAPWIILFLPLVAAAAILFFGGRSKPLSAGLAILSAAVGCVLSWMIFLAGKDIAVSVDWINFTRIIGPDANFTIPIGLQIDALCRSMLVIVTTIATIVFVYSIGYMAKEEGYSRYFAGLALFLFSMLGIVLADNFLMMFIFWELVGVSSYILIGHYYGRASAGDAAKQAFIVNRIGDFGFMLGILLFWSVTGTLLFSELPDRVAAFQGSSFWLAVAGVCVFCGTVGKSAQFPLHVWLPNSMEGPTPVSSLLHAATMVAAGVYLLARIFPVLEGSPDALTVVGWIGAITCFGAGLMGLQQNDIKRILAYSTISQLGYMVVGIAVGTSAGVGMFHLFTHAWFKCLLFLCSGSVILGMHHEQDIWKMGGLAKKMPITFLAMAIGGFALMGCPGFSGGFSKDLIIEFAWKNQPLFWLTFGGVFLTAIYTTRMLVVTFLGAPRSDAAKHAHESPAVMIIPLILLSIPALLAGYSFIEEPFFGKLPEPEAPPWLHFGIPAVFVAGLALTLFIYRGAPKKDPILIPLFANRLYIDDLYAKLVRTVQDGTAKVAGFVDRWIIDGVGVNGSAKLTWAFGFALRFLQIGNIQAYAFFFGAGVIALLYILIAP from the coding sequence ATGAATCCGCAAACCGCACCCTGGATCATCCTCTTTCTGCCGCTGGTCGCGGCCGCGGCCATCCTGTTCTTCGGCGGCCGGTCGAAGCCCCTCAGCGCCGGCCTCGCGATCCTCTCGGCGGCCGTCGGCTGCGTGCTGAGCTGGATGATCTTCCTGGCCGGCAAGGACATCGCGGTGAGCGTCGACTGGATCAACTTCACCCGGATCATCGGCCCGGACGCGAATTTCACGATTCCCATCGGATTGCAGATCGACGCGCTTTGCCGCTCGATGCTCGTGATCGTCACGACAATTGCCACGATCGTCTTCGTCTACTCGATCGGCTACATGGCGAAAGAGGAAGGCTACAGCCGCTACTTTGCCGGCCTCGCGCTCTTCCTCTTTTCGATGCTCGGCATCGTCCTCGCGGACAACTTCCTGATGATGTTCATCTTCTGGGAACTCGTCGGCGTGAGTTCCTACATCCTCATCGGGCACTACTACGGCCGGGCCTCCGCGGGCGATGCCGCGAAGCAGGCGTTCATCGTGAACCGCATCGGCGACTTCGGCTTCATGCTCGGCATCCTTCTGTTCTGGAGCGTCACCGGCACACTCCTTTTCTCCGAGCTGCCTGATCGCGTCGCGGCTTTCCAGGGGTCGTCGTTCTGGCTCGCCGTCGCCGGCGTCTGCGTCTTCTGCGGCACGGTCGGCAAATCCGCGCAATTCCCGCTCCACGTGTGGTTGCCGAACTCGATGGAAGGCCCGACGCCGGTTTCGTCGCTGCTCCACGCCGCCACGATGGTCGCCGCCGGCGTGTATCTGCTCGCCCGCATCTTCCCGGTGCTGGAGGGCTCGCCCGACGCGCTCACCGTCGTCGGATGGATCGGCGCGATCACCTGCTTCGGAGCGGGCCTCATGGGCCTGCAGCAGAACGACATCAAACGCATCCTTGCCTACTCCACGATTTCGCAACTCGGTTACATGGTCGTCGGCATCGCGGTCGGAACCAGCGCCGGGGTGGGGATGTTCCACCTTTTCACGCATGCCTGGTTCAAGTGCCTGCTCTTCCTTTGCTCCGGCTCGGTCATCCTCGGCATGCACCACGAGCAGGACATCTGGAAAATGGGCGGCCTCGCGAAGAAAATGCCGATCACGTTCCTCGCCATGGCGATCGGCGGCTTTGCGCTGATGGGCTGTCCCGGCTTCAGCGGTGGATTCAGCAAGGACCTCATCATCGAGTTCGCGTGGAAGAATCAGCCGCTGTTCTGGCTGACGTTCGGCGGCGTCTTCCTGACCGCGATCTATACGACGCGCATGCTCGTGGTCACCTTCCTCGGCGCTCCGCGCAGCGATGCCGCGAAGCACGCCCACGAATCGCCGGCCGTGATGATCATTCCGCTCATCCTGCTGTCCATCCCGGCGCTGCTGGCGGGATACTCGTTTATCGAGGAGCCGTTCTTCGGCAAACTCCCGGAACCCGAGGCGCCGCCCTGGCTCCACTTCGGGATTCCCGCCGTCTTCGTGGCCGGTCTCGCGCTCACCCTCTTCATTTACCGCGGCGCGCCGAAGAAGGATCCCATCCTCATCCCGCTCTTCGCGAACCGTCTCTACATCGACGACCTCTACGCGAAACTCGTGCGCACCGTGCAGGACGGCACTGCGAAGGTCGCGGGCTTCGTTGATCGCTGGATCATTGACGGCGTCGGCGTGAACGGCAGCGCGAAGCTCACCTGGGCGTTCGGTTTCGCCCTGCGTTTCCTCCAGATCGGGAATATCCAGGCCTACGCGTTCTTTTTCGGGGCCGGCGTCATCGCGCTCCTTTACATCCTCATCGCTCCATGA
- the nuoK gene encoding NADH-quinone oxidoreductase subunit NuoK, translating to MEPTLSLYLAVSGLLFAIGLAGVLLRRSILVIFMCLELMLSAANLSLVAFSRFRLVEGLPNYNAQVLVFFIITVAAAEVAVGLAIIVALYRARQTTHVEDLNALKY from the coding sequence ATGGAGCCGACTCTTTCCCTTTACCTCGCCGTTAGCGGACTGCTTTTTGCCATCGGGCTCGCCGGCGTGCTCCTTCGCCGAAGCATCCTCGTCATTTTCATGTGCCTCGAGCTCATGCTCAGCGCCGCGAACCTCTCACTCGTCGCCTTTTCGCGCTTCCGGCTCGTCGAGGGTCTGCCGAACTACAATGCGCAGGTGCTCGTGTTTTTCATCATCACCGTCGCCGCCGCCGAGGTCGCCGTGGGTCTCGCGATCATCGTTGCGCTCTACCGCGCCCGGCAGACGACCCATGTCGAGGACCTCAACGCCCTCAAGTATTAG
- a CDS encoding transporter substrate-binding domain-containing protein has translation MRLLVVLSLLAASFLSTASAETVQIVTRNVEPFSFEQDGKRTGFAMELWENLARELNVDATLTLVDTPKQMVEAVAAKTADVGVGALSITAEREKIIDFSQPFFAAGQQIVVPRTGDSGSIWSVVSTVLNWRFVGSFALLIFVMLVISHLVWMFEHKVNEDMWPKPYVAGMWESFWWSISTLLVGGADNKGPIGVGGRLVAIAWMLLSIVLVSLLTASFASTLTVNTLQGDINSPKDLEGKSVATVAGSASVTILNNLRARVQGFPNVRAALDALKAGKVKAVVYDAPILKYALKEEAYSGLMPIAGEFDISNYGLALQQDSPLRERVNQALLTLSENGTTEKLREKYFGTTE, from the coding sequence ATGCGTCTCCTTGTTGTCCTCTCGCTGCTCGCGGCATCGTTCCTCTCCACGGCCTCGGCGGAAACCGTCCAAATCGTCACCCGAAACGTGGAACCCTTCTCCTTCGAGCAGGATGGCAAGCGCACCGGCTTCGCGATGGAACTCTGGGAAAACCTCGCCAGGGAGCTGAACGTGGACGCGACGCTCACCCTCGTCGACACGCCCAAACAAATGGTCGAGGCCGTTGCCGCAAAGACGGCGGACGTCGGCGTCGGCGCCCTCAGCATCACCGCCGAGCGCGAGAAGATCATCGATTTCTCGCAGCCCTTCTTCGCCGCCGGCCAGCAGATCGTCGTGCCACGCACCGGGGACAGCGGCTCGATCTGGTCCGTCGTCAGCACGGTGCTGAACTGGCGCTTCGTCGGCTCCTTCGCGCTGCTGATTTTCGTGATGCTCGTGATCTCGCACCTCGTCTGGATGTTCGAGCACAAGGTCAACGAAGACATGTGGCCGAAGCCCTACGTCGCGGGCATGTGGGAATCCTTCTGGTGGTCGATCAGCACGCTCCTCGTCGGCGGCGCGGACAACAAGGGCCCGATCGGCGTCGGCGGGCGCCTCGTGGCGATCGCGTGGATGCTGCTGAGCATCGTGCTCGTCTCCCTGCTCACGGCGAGCTTCGCCAGCACGCTCACGGTGAACACCCTCCAGGGGGACATCAACTCACCGAAGGACCTCGAGGGCAAATCCGTGGCCACGGTCGCCGGCAGCGCCTCGGTGACGATCCTCAACAACCTGCGAGCCCGCGTGCAGGGCTTCCCCAACGTGCGAGCGGCCCTCGACGCCCTGAAGGCCGGCAAGGTGAAGGCCGTGGTCTACGACGCGCCCATCCTCAAATACGCCCTCAAGGAGGAAGCCTACTCCGGCCTCATGCCCATCGCCGGCGAGTTCGACATCAGCAACTACGGCCTCGCCCTGCAGCAGGACAGCCCCCTGCGTGAACGCGTGAATCAGGCCCTGCTCACCCTCAGCGAAAACGGCACCACCGAGAAGCTCCGCGAGAAGTATTTCGGCACGACGGAGTAG
- a CDS encoding NADH-quinone oxidoreductase subunit J, whose protein sequence is MSLFLFWTFAALMLAFGVGVVLAKNPVTSAMCLVMSFLGLASLFIMLDAYFIGIIQILVYAGAVMVLFLFIIMLLDLKAERTRKLNLPAVVGGGAVLLGFLVILMKVLHSNDAFFKATKPVVGVSLSNDVKSVGTTLFTQFNLPFQIIGVLLLVATIGVVVLSKKELK, encoded by the coding sequence GTGTCCCTGTTCCTCTTCTGGACCTTCGCCGCACTGATGCTCGCCTTCGGCGTGGGAGTGGTGCTCGCCAAAAATCCCGTCACCTCGGCGATGTGCCTCGTGATGTCGTTCCTCGGCCTTGCCTCGCTCTTCATCATGCTCGATGCCTACTTCATCGGCATCATCCAGATCCTCGTTTACGCCGGCGCGGTGATGGTCCTCTTCCTCTTCATCATCATGCTGCTCGATCTCAAGGCCGAGCGCACCCGCAAGCTCAACCTGCCCGCCGTCGTCGGCGGAGGGGCCGTGCTGCTCGGCTTCCTCGTCATCCTGATGAAGGTCCTGCACTCGAACGACGCGTTTTTCAAAGCCACGAAGCCCGTCGTCGGAGTCTCGCTGTCGAACGACGTGAAATCCGTCGGCACGACTCTCTTCACGCAGTTCAACCTGCCCTTCCAGATCATCGGCGTCCTCCTGCTCGTCGCCACGATCGGCGTCGTCGTCCTCAGCAAGAAGGAGCTGAAATGA